The DNA region TCCACTGCGGACGCGCCGTCGAGACCGCAGCGAAATCGGCAAAGCAGGGCAGATAGGCGGCTAGATGTGGGCTTTCAGGAGGTTGTCCATTCGGCCCTGGCCGGGAACGCTGATGTCGCCAGACGTCAGTGATTCGCGGAGGACCGAATGGACACTCACAAGAATGCTCGCCTGACCCCGAAAGGTCGAGAGGTGATGGTGGGCGCCGTGGTGGATGGCGGACTGACCAATGCCGAGGCCGCGCGTCGCTACAACACCACGCCGAAGACGGTCGCCAAATGGGTCGGGCGCTTCCGCGCCGAGGGTGTCGATGGTTTGCGCGACCGCTCCTCCAGGCCGCTTTCATCGCCAGGCCAAACAGCGCCCGCCACGTGCGCTGCGGTCGAGGCGTTGCGCCGCCAGCGCTGCACCGGCAAGCAGATCGCGGCCGAGCTCGGCCTCTCGCCGGCCACCGTCAGCCGTATCCTGCGGCGGCGCGGCTTGAACAAGCTCAGCGCCCTGGAGCCGGCCGAACCGGTCCGGCGCTACGAACGCCAGCATCCCGGCGAGATCATTCACATCGACATCAAAAAGCTCGGCCGGTTCAACACGGTGGGCCACCGCATCACCGGCGATCGCAGCGGGCAAAGCAACAGCCGCGGGGTCGGCTGGGAGTGCCTGCATCTCGCCATCGACGATCATTCGCGGGTCGCCTACTCGGAAATCCTGCCCGACGAAAAGCGCCCGTCCTGTCTGCGCTTTCTGTTCAATGCACTGCGCTTCTTCAGGGCCCATGGCGTCAAGGTTCAGCGCGTGATGACCGACAACGGCGCCAGCTTCCGCTCCTTCCGCTATGCCAGGGCGCTGCGCCTACTCGAGATCAAGCACCTGCGCACCAAGCCGTATACGCCCAAGACCAACGGCAAGGCCGAGCGCTTCGTCCAAACGAGCTTGCGCGAATGGGCCTACGCCAAAGCTTATCTGCACTCCGATCAGCGCGCCGCAGAGCTGCCGATCTGGCTGCATCGCTACAATTGGCACAGGCCCCATGGTAGCTTGCAAGCCAAGACACCCATCAGCCGCCTCGGTCTGACCGAGGACAACCTGTTGAGGCTCCACAGCTAGTGTCGCCTCAAGCGTCGCCTATCGTTAGGGCATGTGTTTGGTGCCGACCAACACAGTGTCTCGCCTGTCGCCGCGCTGCCCTCCTCGGCTGCGCCGGGTCTCGAAGCCGGCGACCTTCTGGTCAGGCATATCCTTGGTCAGGGCAATATCTGGCTGGGGAGGGTCGCCAATATGATGTTCGGCGCGATGGTGCCGAACATCTCGGCGCGTGAGGCGGACAAGAGCCACGCAATAGGCAGGATACCGGCAATAGGCCTGCAATAGAGCGGTGTGAATGTGGCGTCCGCCGGAATTCGCGAAAACAGATGATCGAGCATGGAACGCACTAAAATACCGCGCGTTGTGCAGGATCGATCATCAAACAAATGGAGGAATTCCATGATTGGCAATCTGATCAACTGGGCAATCGTCTTGTTGCTGATTGCGCTGGTGGCGGCCGTGTTTGGATTCGGCGGCCTCGCTGGAACCGCGACGAGCTTCGCCACGACTCTGTTCTGGGTCGCGCTGATGCTCGCTGTGGTGCTGTTCGTCACCAACATGCTGCGTGGACGCAGCGCCATGTGACGTACGGCCGGGACAGCGGATTGGCCGTTGTCCCGGTCGCCCTGAAAAGCTTCGTATCAGCTGGTTCGGCGCCAATGAAGCGGTATCCCTCCGGCGTGGGCCGCCTTGTGTGGGACCTCGCGCTTCGCGGATGCTGCGCGCATAGGAGCGCTCTTACGAGCGCGCGTAAGAGCGCAGCATGAGCCAGATGACGGTGCTGACGGGGCCGGAGCGGCGCCGGCGGTGGAGCGGCGAGGAACGGCGGGAGATCGTGGCGGCGGCGTTTGCGCCGGAGGCGATCGTGGCGGACGTAGCACGGCGCTACGGGGTATCGACCAGCCTGATCTACAAATGGCGGCACGAGGTTGGCGACGGGACGAGCGGGGTTGGGTTCGCCCGCGCGATCGTCGTGGAGGCCGGTGGGACGGCCGCGGCCACGAGGGAAGACGGCGCCGCGATCGTCGTGGAATTGGCCGGCGGCGTGCGGGTTGAGATCGGCGCGTCTGCGCCGGCGGCGTTGGTGACGGCAACCCTCAAGGCGCTGCGATGATCCCGGTTCCGGCGGGCGTGCGGATCTGGATCGCGACCGGACATACGGACATGCGCAAGGGCATGCAGGGCCTGGCGCTGCTGGTGCAGGAAGGGCTCGGCCGCGACCCGTTCGGCGGCGACGTCTTCGTGTTCCGGGGCCGCGCCGGGACCTTGATCAAGGCGTTGTGGCACGACGGCATCGGCTTGTCGCTCTACGCCAAGCGGCTCGACCGCGGGCGCTTCGTGTGGCCGGCCACGGTCGACGGCGCGGTGGCGCTGACGGCGGCGCAAATGAGTTATCTGCTCGAGGCGATCGACTGGCGCAATCCCCAGCACACATGGCGGCCGCAGAGCGCGGGCTGATCAAATAATTGCGGCGACGCTCCACTTTGCACGTCACACCGCGGCGAAGATGTGATTCCATAGGATGCATGGACGCCGATGGTGATGCTGCCGCCGAACTCGCCGCGCCGAAGGAGGCGTTGGCGGCTGAGCGCGCAAAGACGCTGGAGGTCGCCGCAGACCTTGCGGTGGCGCGCGCCAAGGCCTCGGAAGATCAGGCGCTGATCGCCTATCAGAAGCTGCGGATCGCCAAGCTCGAGCGGCAGATTTACGGCCAGCGGTCGGAACGTGCGGCACGGCTGATCGAGCAGCTGGCGCTGGCGTTCGAGGAGCTCGAAGCGGGCGCGACCGAGGACGAACGCGCGGCCGAACAGGCCGCCGCCCAGACGACGACCGTGCGGGGCTTTACCCGCAAGCGCGCCGAGCGCCAGACCTTCCCCGAGCATCTGCCGCGGGAGCGCGTGGTGATCGATCCCCCGGCGGCCTGCGCGTGCTGTGGCGGCACGCGGCTGCGCAAGATCGGCGAGGACGTGACGCGGACGCTGGAGGTGATCCCGCGCCAGTGGAAGGTGATCGAGACGGTGCGGGAGAGGTTCAGCTGCCGCGACTGCGAGACGGTCTCCCAGGCGCCGGCGCCGTTCCATAGCATCCCGCGGGGCTGGGCCGGTCCCAGCCTGCTGGCCATGATCATGGTCGACAAGTTCGGCCAGCATCAGCCGCTGAACCGGCAGGCCGAGCGTTACGCGCTGGAGGGCGTGCCGATCGCGCTGTCGACGATGGCGGACGCCGTGGGGGCGGTCTGCAGCGAGCTCGCTCCGCTGCTCCGCCGCCTGGAGGCTCATGTGATGGCGGCAGAGCGGCTGCACGCGGATGACACGACCGTGCCGGTGCTGGCCAAGGGCAAGACCGACACCGGGCGCTGCTGGGTCTATGTCCGCGACGACCGGCCCTTCGGCGGCGCCGGCCCTCCGGCGGCGATGTTCTACTATTCGCGCGACCGCCGGGGCGAGCACCCCCAGGGGCATCTCGCCGGCTACGCGGGCATCCTGCAGGCCGACGCCTATGACGGCTACGCCCCGCTCTACCTGGTCGGACGCGCCCCTGGGCCGATCCGGGAGGCGGCCTGTTGGGCCCACGCGCGGCGGCCGTTCTTCGCCATGGCCGACATCGAGGGGACGGCGCGGCGCCGGGCCGCCGGCAGGACGGACGCCGTGCTCTCGCCGATCGCCATCGAGATGGTGCGCCGGATCGACGAGCTGTTCGAGATCGAGCGGTCGATCACCGGCACCAGCGCGCAGCAGCGCCTCGCCGTTCGCCAGGAGCGAAGCCGCCCCCTGGTCGAGGATCTTCATCGCCACATGCGCGAGGAGCTTGCCAAGCTCGCGCGCGGGCACGACCTCGCCAAGGCGTTCAATTACATCCTGAAGCGCTGGGCGAGCTTCACGCTGTTCCTCGAGGATGGGCGGGTTTGCCTGTCGAACAACGCCGCCGAACGCGGGCTTCGCGGCATCGCTCTTGGTCGCAAGTCGTGGCTGTTCTGCGGGTCCGATCGGGGCGGGCACCGCGCCGCCGCCATGTACAGCCTGATTGTCACGGCCAAGATGAACGGCATCGATCCGCAGGCCTGGCTGGCCGACGTCCTGGCGCGCCTGCCAAGCCACCCGGCGCATAGGCTCGATGACCTCCTGCCCTGGAATTGGGCGCCACGGCCCTCGGCACTCTCCGCTCGGGCGGCGTGAGCATGCACGTCAACAAGGTCTCCCGCGTCACCACGATCGCTCGCGTCGCCGAGGACCTCGGCGAAGACGAAGATTGGCTGCACCAGGTCGCCAACGAAATGGACGTCGAGGACGGCATCATCTGGGTCTACGGCGTCGGCGACGCCGCCGTCAGGGCGTTCACCGACTTCGGAATCGAGACCCTGGTCGAACTCATCAAAATCCACAAAGCAAACCCGGCGCTCCTCGGACCTTCAGAGCCGTAAGCGCCCCACCTGCGGCCCACGCCGGAGGGATACATGAAGCGCTGCGTTGCGCAAAAGCACATGGTCGAAGCGACGGTGCTGATGTGCGGACGTCGAGACGAAAGAGTGCGCAGGTTCTTTCTCTTCCGCCCTGCTCGCCAGCCTTCATTCAATCGAATTGCTTTTCTCGAAGATCAAGTCGATTCTTGAGGGTGCCGCGGGCGGCCGAGTCTCTGGAGATGGCAGGCAGCGCGGCATTACGGGCGCGACGCCGCGCGTGGCTGTGCGGATTTGTTGGATTTACTGTTGGCGCAAATTGACGATCTGCACGAGCGCAATCAAATTGATCGAACGTTCGATCATGGTCTGTTATTGGGCCTGAATAGCCCCGCGATGCGACGTCCCCGGAAGCGAATTCTTGGAAGGTGATGGTCTGGACGAGGGCGGTTGGTCGGCGCATTTGTGCCATGGCAATCGCCCACGCGGCCGCCAG from Blastochloris tepida includes:
- a CDS encoding IS481 family transposase → MDTHKNARLTPKGREVMVGAVVDGGLTNAEAARRYNTTPKTVAKWVGRFRAEGVDGLRDRSSRPLSSPGQTAPATCAAVEALRRQRCTGKQIAAELGLSPATVSRILRRRGLNKLSALEPAEPVRRYERQHPGEIIHIDIKKLGRFNTVGHRITGDRSGQSNSRGVGWECLHLAIDDHSRVAYSEILPDEKRPSCLRFLFNALRFFRAHGVKVQRVMTDNGASFRSFRYARALRLLEIKHLRTKPYTPKTNGKAERFVQTSLREWAYAKAYLHSDQRAAELPIWLHRYNWHRPHGSLQAKTPISRLGLTEDNLLRLHS
- a CDS encoding DUF1328 domain-containing protein codes for the protein MIGNLINWAIVLLLIALVAAVFGFGGLAGTATSFATTLFWVALMLAVVLFVTNMLRGRSAM
- the tnpA gene encoding IS66-like element accessory protein TnpA, encoding MSQMTVLTGPERRRRWSGEERREIVAAAFAPEAIVADVARRYGVSTSLIYKWRHEVGDGTSGVGFARAIVVEAGGTAAATREDGAAIVVELAGGVRVEIGASAPAALVTATLKALR
- the tnpB gene encoding IS66 family insertion sequence element accessory protein TnpB (TnpB, as the term is used for proteins encoded by IS66 family insertion elements, is considered an accessory protein, since TnpC, encoded by a neighboring gene, is a DDE family transposase.), coding for MIPVPAGVRIWIATGHTDMRKGMQGLALLVQEGLGRDPFGGDVFVFRGRAGTLIKALWHDGIGLSLYAKRLDRGRFVWPATVDGAVALTAAQMSYLLEAIDWRNPQHTWRPQSAG
- the tnpC gene encoding IS66 family transposase; amino-acid sequence: MDADGDAAAELAAPKEALAAERAKTLEVAADLAVARAKASEDQALIAYQKLRIAKLERQIYGQRSERAARLIEQLALAFEELEAGATEDERAAEQAAAQTTTVRGFTRKRAERQTFPEHLPRERVVIDPPAACACCGGTRLRKIGEDVTRTLEVIPRQWKVIETVRERFSCRDCETVSQAPAPFHSIPRGWAGPSLLAMIMVDKFGQHQPLNRQAERYALEGVPIALSTMADAVGAVCSELAPLLRRLEAHVMAAERLHADDTTVPVLAKGKTDTGRCWVYVRDDRPFGGAGPPAAMFYYSRDRRGEHPQGHLAGYAGILQADAYDGYAPLYLVGRAPGPIREAACWAHARRPFFAMADIEGTARRRAAGRTDAVLSPIAIEMVRRIDELFEIERSITGTSAQQRLAVRQERSRPLVEDLHRHMREELAKLARGHDLAKAFNYILKRWASFTLFLEDGRVCLSNNAAERGLRGIALGRKSWLFCGSDRGGHRAAAMYSLIVTAKMNGIDPQAWLADVLARLPSHPAHRLDDLLPWNWAPRPSALSARAA